A single genomic interval of Croceibacter atlanticus HTCC2559 harbors:
- a CDS encoding HYR domain-containing protein, which translates to MNKITLWCSALFIIIGSFTATSQTEGTDFPSGPTTDSNFTFNLVAGANTFSGSLDTPTDSQDNWQIVIGAGQTITSITYTIQNNFGISNGFFAFGPNQEAFVTYPPSFSGSISSSPFFTSPGTYAAAVVANIAESASWSVTINVTQAPVAGPPTVTSNIIGVGFSENGPAIALNNQVSISDSSNITQMVITERSGAAGSDENDILTLSNSNGYSISSSADKSQWTITGNGSAAQATAALRSVMYQNTGQNPTIFGTNNGRGYNLSVTNALGLTTNIDSSEYYSLGFALIINDAPTSVINNTLTANNLDSTVITSTHLLGLDPDDRETGLVFTVSNVPSNGNLRLNGIILSINGTFTQSDINNNRLTYENTNGSASTDSFVFNLSDGGEDGAAAISGRTFSITIESGDTTAPRIDSIVRVDPINRETNENRISFDITFNEPVSNISLNDFELIGSSSLISDFSQQATTRYRLAYENGNLSNINGIVSLGLSSGYSITDLAGNSLVNTTPIGVNEDYLLDNLGPVVTSVTVPVSATYTTGQNLDFIINFNENAIVNTFGGTPQLSIVIGTITKQAAYVSGSGSNGLLFRYTVLDGDLDTDGVEVGTLMINGGSIADTLGNNANLTLSNIGNTNGVLVGNPCTNPDTPAISASSENVCPGESVVLTITGNLNDATQWAIYSGSCGGTLVGTTTTTTFEVTPNSNTQYLVRGEGGCAISAGCGSVTVMAEDTEAPTVICPEDIVVSNDPGNYGAIVTYPSAITADNCSSELFVSYSQESGTFFPVGSTQVTVTVNEGNSPEATNTQILTLGNGNDGEAIAFNPTNGVLFHASGISDGNQYFEPINLSTLTVGANIAPGNTYPAGIEQEVVGMVYYPPLNGFVAMDRDENIALINTDNGTFSLLSTLDRDYIRGYAVNGNSVFGVDPFSSALVEFDPTTGVTLSTVPVVIDGVEITSGSNGLSTSPITGITYIVYKLSGGLRGLASIDLSTGIGESIGSTGTKIAGISFSADGTLYGVSGDGANPAETLYRFDSISSNSATCTFNVIVNDTEAPTITCPDDIIVNSDPGSCEAIVNYNFPTTTDNCSVNSTSDNITFSFTGAPESFIVPAGVTEIFIQSWGAQGQAITVDDYQNSVGGLGGYSEGILSVTPGETLEIYVGGTGTNGVGGFNGGGTGGVALAGGGGSNGFGGSGGGSSDVRQGGSDLINRVIVAGGGGGGGRSYVNGSCVPCGVGGDGGDGGGITGVNGEDPADPNYNSYFNPGSGGSGATATAGGSGGMGTQGTNGNPGAFGLGGNGLPANYGVASGGGGGGYYGGGSGAIPTSGSGAAAGGGAGGSSYLGTLTNSVTTTGIRSGNGEIILSYEGCVEISQTEGLPSGSAFPVGITTNTFIATDASGNTSTCSFTITVEDSEGPIADVLILDDVVGECQVNSIGAPTATDACEGQVIGLTDAIFPITENTTITWTYQDSSGNMLTQTQNVLITDTTPPVANMMTLEDINEQCQVDSLVAPTATDNCSGQINGTSNTAFPISESTTITWTYEDEAGNISTQTQEIIIEDTEAPTVTCPENIVVSNDPGLCGAVVNFDIPEFSDNCVIDNDVQVTLSFTGSSTFGSPYTESGMVITAFASEHIDAPWPVGCGDGQGMLIHSNTGNTWEYNGGETFTPSSFIACQTGMRFTALPSMATFIPEETGLNVFPSNEDWRNITGLIWENTSTSDVSLDNFILNESGIQQTAGLPSGSEFPIGTTTITYEVTDNSGNQTTCSFDVTVNDTEAPVVECQDVTVELDNNGVATITQDDVIANLISSSVTYSIDQSGTFAPIDISANSTQVVLSDDSVSGAIPLGFDFSFFNNDYSEYYISSNGFLKFGSGLDNGCCGGQLLPNTSTPNNLIAFAWDDLFPQGSGSITYATTGVAPNRIAVLQFTDIPFCCNSTPQVTTQVKLFESTNVIEIHSTSVTGSPMTQGIENIDGTIGLTVAGRNSANWNTQNDFVAFVPEGDQSVADNCGLVYDIALSQDTFTCDDIGENTVTITVTDEAGNVGTCDAVVTIEDNSVPVATAMDITVQLDENGTVTITGDDINNGSTDNCIESITVTPNSFNCSNTETPVEVTMTVTDIGGNIATDTAMVTIEDTILPIANAMNATVQLDENGVATITVQDINDGSSDICGIETLSVSPSTFDCSNLDTPVEVTLMVTDNNGNSSTDTAMVTVQDNLAPAADLLVLEDVMAQCQVDNISAPTATDNCVGSVIGTTVTTFPITEQGTTIVTWTYEDESGNTSTQTQNVIIEDITSPTPDVMTLSDVEAECQVDTLVAPTATDNCVGDVTVTNDANLPISTQGTTVITWTYEDENGNTSTQTQNVVIEDVTSPTPDVIALSDIEAECQVDALVAPTATDNCSGDVIVSNDADLPITTQGTTVITWMYEDVNGNSSSQTQNVVIEDVTSPIPDMMTLSDVEAECQVDALVAPTATDNCAGDVIVSNDADLPITAQGTTVITWTYEDVNGNVSTQTQNVVIEDVSGPVADAGTLEDITAECIVESIIIPSATDNCTGPVQGTTDTVFPIEVQGITEITWTYEDDNGNITTQTQNVIIEDVTAPVPIVAVLPDISEDCAVLSLPIPKALDNCSGSVSGVTTTVLPITTPGTTVVVWSYTDDVGNVSTQTQNVTVNNSPLDQVVFNDESFIYDGDIQDIEVLNLPNGASVVYSTTPSTGIPNGAINAGIYTVSAVITPPSTSPNCDEITLTATLTIDRSTQEIVFNPIPVKEIGVDPDFQLMAEASSGLPITYTYTYTGTNQPADVSAEGFVTLLATGQVTITANQEGDSNYLPATPVSQELIIESSNANINTITIDGQVYNDPDNLVNYIIDCGSTVNSVQVVIDAEPSAIVTPATVFEIETPVPGIYLQDVVVTSQNGSMVRTYTIRVEKQFLFNDIAEQKFDNVLLVNNNPNTNGGYSFVAYEWYKDNVLVGTEQYYSAGATTSDLLDPNATYFVKMTTVSGDVLQTCAINIELQHSYSISVTPNPTTQLNRTLNVSADIPATELDNMIYTVFNMSGKVLKQGRYDAISHTVRLPETIQSGIYMINFSSPNVNKVIKLIVE; encoded by the coding sequence ATGAATAAAATTACTTTATGGTGCTCAGCACTTTTTATTATTATTGGTTCATTTACTGCAACCTCTCAAACAGAAGGCACAGATTTTCCATCGGGACCAACAACAGATTCAAACTTTACTTTTAATTTAGTAGCAGGAGCAAATACTTTTTCAGGTTCTTTAGATACACCTACAGATAGCCAAGATAACTGGCAAATTGTTATAGGAGCAGGACAAACCATTACAAGTATCACATACACTATTCAAAATAATTTTGGAATTAGTAATGGTTTTTTTGCATTTGGTCCTAATCAAGAAGCGTTTGTCACATATCCTCCAAGCTTTAGTGGGAGCATAAGCTCCTCACCTTTTTTTACGTCTCCTGGTACATATGCAGCTGCTGTGGTTGCAAACATAGCCGAAAGTGCGAGTTGGAGTGTGACCATAAATGTTACACAAGCTCCTGTAGCTGGACCGCCAACGGTAACTTCAAACATTATTGGAGTAGGTTTTTCTGAAAACGGACCGGCAATAGCATTAAACAATCAAGTGTCTATAAGTGATTCTTCTAATATCACACAAATGGTTATTACAGAGCGTTCAGGTGCTGCTGGATCAGATGAAAACGATATATTAACCTTGAGTAATTCAAACGGTTATTCTATTTCTAGTTCTGCAGATAAATCACAATGGACAATAACTGGAAATGGTAGTGCAGCTCAGGCAACTGCTGCATTACGCTCTGTGATGTATCAAAACACAGGACAAAATCCCACTATTTTTGGCACTAATAATGGTCGAGGCTATAACCTTAGTGTTACTAATGCCTTGGGTTTAACAACTAATATAGATTCTTCAGAATATTATTCACTTGGTTTCGCCTTAATTATAAATGATGCTCCAACTTCTGTAATTAATAATACGCTAACTGCAAATAATTTAGACTCTACAGTAATTACCTCTACTCATCTGTTGGGTCTAGATCCAGATGATCGAGAAACAGGACTTGTATTTACAGTAAGTAATGTTCCTTCTAATGGAAATTTGAGGCTAAATGGTATTATATTGAGTATAAATGGAACATTTACGCAATCAGACATTAATAACAATCGTCTAACTTATGAAAATACAAATGGATCCGCTAGTACAGATAGCTTTGTATTTAATCTTTCCGATGGTGGAGAAGATGGTGCTGCAGCAATATCTGGTCGTACTTTTTCAATAACAATCGAATCTGGTGATACTACTGCGCCTCGTATAGATAGTATCGTAAGAGTAGATCCTATAAATCGAGAAACTAATGAGAATAGAATCTCTTTTGATATAACATTTAATGAACCTGTTTCAAATATTAGTCTAAATGATTTTGAACTTATTGGATCTTCATCTCTCATTTCTGATTTTTCACAACAAGCAACTACGCGTTATAGATTAGCTTATGAAAATGGAAATCTTTCAAATATAAATGGAATAGTTTCATTAGGGTTAAGCTCTGGTTATAGCATTACAGATTTAGCAGGGAACTCTTTAGTAAACACAACGCCAATTGGAGTAAACGAAGATTACCTGTTGGATAATTTAGGTCCAGTTGTTACTAGTGTGACGGTACCTGTAAGTGCAACATATACAACAGGTCAAAACTTAGATTTCATAATTAACTTTAATGAAAACGCAATAGTAAACACATTTGGAGGTACTCCGCAATTGTCTATTGTAATAGGAACAATTACCAAGCAAGCTGCTTATGTTAGTGGTAGTGGAAGTAATGGGTTGCTTTTTAGGTATACTGTGTTAGATGGTGATTTAGATACAGATGGTGTTGAGGTAGGTACATTAATGATAAATGGAGGAAGTATAGCAGATACTCTTGGTAACAATGCAAATCTTACACTCTCAAATATTGGTAATACAAATGGAGTGCTTGTAGGTAACCCATGTACGAATCCAGATACACCAGCAATTTCTGCATCTTCAGAGAATGTTTGTCCTGGAGAGTCTGTTGTTTTAACAATAACTGGAAATTTAAATGATGCAACACAATGGGCTATTTACTCAGGCTCTTGTGGTGGTACCTTAGTAGGAACAACGACAACAACTACATTTGAAGTTACTCCCAATAGTAACACACAATATTTAGTTAGAGGTGAAGGTGGTTGTGCAATATCAGCAGGATGTGGTTCTGTTACTGTTATGGCAGAAGATACTGAAGCACCAACAGTTATTTGTCCAGAAGATATTGTTGTTAGCAATGACCCTGGAAACTATGGTGCAATTGTTACATATCCGTCTGCTATTACAGCTGACAACTGCAGTAGTGAACTTTTTGTATCGTATTCACAGGAATCTGGAACTTTTTTTCCTGTGGGGTCAACACAAGTTACAGTAACAGTTAATGAGGGTAATAGTCCAGAAGCAACAAATACGCAAATATTAACACTTGGAAATGGTAATGATGGTGAAGCAATAGCGTTTAATCCAACCAACGGAGTATTGTTTCATGCATCAGGAATTTCTGATGGAAACCAATATTTTGAACCAATCAATTTAAGTACTCTTACAGTTGGAGCTAATATTGCTCCGGGCAATACATATCCGGCAGGAATAGAACAAGAAGTAGTTGGTATGGTATATTATCCGCCTCTTAATGGTTTTGTTGCTATGGATAGAGATGAGAATATAGCTTTAATTAATACTGACAATGGAACGTTCTCTTTATTATCAACTTTAGATAGAGATTATATTAGAGGTTACGCTGTAAACGGGAATAGTGTTTTTGGAGTAGACCCATTTTCTTCTGCATTGGTAGAGTTTGACCCAACTACAGGTGTAACCTTATCAACAGTTCCAGTAGTTATAGATGGTGTTGAAATCACTTCTGGATCAAATGGTTTGTCTACTAGCCCTATAACAGGTATTACCTATATCGTATATAAATTAAGTGGAGGACTACGTGGCTTAGCCTCAATAGATCTTTCAACTGGTATCGGAGAGAGTATTGGTAGTACAGGAACAAAAATCGCAGGAATTTCTTTTAGTGCAGATGGAACATTATATGGTGTTTCTGGAGATGGTGCGAATCCTGCAGAAACATTATATAGGTTTGATTCAATTAGTTCAAATTCTGCTACTTGTACATTCAATGTAATAGTTAATGACACTGAAGCGCCAACTATTACCTGTCCAGATGATATAATAGTTAATTCTGATCCTGGAAGTTGCGAAGCTATTGTAAATTATAACTTTCCTACTACAACAGATAACTGTAGCGTTAATTCGACTTCAGATAATATTACGTTCTCATTTACTGGAGCTCCAGAGTCTTTTATTGTGCCTGCTGGTGTAACAGAAATTTTCATTCAATCTTGGGGAGCTCAAGGTCAGGCTATAACTGTAGATGACTATCAAAATTCAGTTGGCGGTTTAGGAGGTTATTCAGAAGGCATATTATCTGTAACACCTGGTGAAACCTTAGAAATTTATGTAGGAGGAACAGGTACCAATGGTGTTGGTGGATTTAATGGTGGTGGTACTGGAGGTGTTGCTCTTGCAGGTGGCGGAGGTTCTAATGGATTTGGAGGCAGTGGTGGTGGATCTTCTGATGTGCGTCAAGGTGGAAGTGACTTGATAAATCGCGTAATTGTAGCTGGTGGCGGTGGCGGTGGCGGTCGCTCATACGTTAATGGTTCTTGTGTACCATGTGGTGTAGGAGGAGACGGTGGCGATGGTGGCGGTATAACAGGAGTAAATGGAGAAGACCCTGCAGACCCTAATTATAATTCTTATTTTAATCCAGGTTCTGGTGGTTCTGGTGCAACAGCAACAGCTGGTGGCTCTGGTGGTATGGGTACACAGGGTACTAACGGTAATCCAGGAGCTTTTGGTTTAGGAGGAAATGGTTTGCCTGCTAATTATGGTGTTGCAAGTGGCGGTGGCGGCGGTGGCTATTATGGTGGCGGCAGTGGTGCTATACCAACCAGTGGTTCTGGTGCTGCAGCTGGAGGTGGTGCAGGAGGTTCGTCTTACCTTGGAACATTAACTAATAGTGTTACGACAACAGGTATTAGATCTGGGAATGGTGAGATTATTTTAAGTTATGAAGGTTGTGTAGAAATCTCCCAAACTGAAGGATTACCTAGCGGAAGTGCTTTCCCTGTTGGTATTACTACAAATACATTTATAGCTACAGACGCTTCTGGAAACACAAGTACTTGTAGCTTTACGATAACGGTTGAAGATTCTGAAGGTCCTATTGCAGATGTTTTAATATTAGACGATGTAGTTGGTGAATGTCAAGTAAATAGTATAGGAGCGCCTACAGCTACAGATGCTTGTGAAGGTCAAGTTATTGGCCTCACTGATGCCATATTCCCAATTACAGAGAATACAACAATAACTTGGACATATCAAGATTCCTCTGGTAATATGTTAACCCAAACTCAAAATGTGCTTATTACAGATACTACACCACCAGTTGCTAATATGATGACGTTGGAAGACATAAATGAACAGTGTCAAGTAGATAGCCTAGTAGCACCAACAGCAACAGATAATTGTTCTGGCCAAATTAATGGAACTTCAAATACTGCTTTTCCAATCTCAGAGAGTACAACTATTACTTGGACCTATGAGGATGAAGCTGGAAACATATCTACACAAACTCAAGAAATAATTATAGAAGATACGGAAGCACCAACAGTAACTTGTCCAGAAAATATTGTTGTTAGCAATGATCCTGGACTGTGTGGTGCTGTAGTGAATTTTGATATACCGGAGTTTTCAGATAATTGTGTAATTGATAACGATGTTCAAGTGACTTTAAGCTTTACAGGTTCTTCAACTTTTGGTTCACCGTATACAGAGTCAGGTATGGTAATTACCGCTTTTGCTAGCGAGCATATAGATGCACCTTGGCCTGTTGGTTGTGGTGATGGGCAGGGAATGCTTATTCATTCTAATACAGGAAATACTTGGGAGTATAATGGAGGAGAAACTTTCACTCCATCTTCTTTTATAGCCTGCCAAACAGGTATGAGGTTTACAGCATTACCATCTATGGCTACATTTATACCAGAAGAAACGGGGCTTAATGTATTTCCTTCAAATGAAGACTGGAGAAATATAACAGGCCTTATTTGGGAAAATACATCAACAAGTGATGTCTCTTTAGATAACTTTATACTTAATGAATCAGGAATACAACAAACCGCAGGATTGCCATCTGGAAGTGAGTTTCCAATAGGTACAACTACAATAACTTATGAAGTTACGGACAATTCTGGCAATCAAACTACATGTTCTTTTGATGTCACTGTTAACGATACAGAAGCACCGGTTGTAGAGTGTCAAGATGTAACTGTAGAGTTAGATAATAATGGCGTAGCGACTATCACACAAGATGATGTTATCGCAAATTTAATTTCAAGTTCAGTCACTTACAGTATTGATCAGTCAGGAACTTTCGCTCCAATTGATATTTCTGCAAACTCTACACAAGTTGTTTTAAGTGATGACTCAGTTTCTGGAGCCATTCCTCTTGGGTTTGATTTTAGCTTCTTTAATAATGATTACTCAGAATATTATATATCATCTAACGGCTTTTTAAAGTTTGGCAGCGGTCTGGATAACGGTTGCTGTGGCGGTCAATTATTGCCAAATACGTCAACACCAAATAATTTGATAGCCTTCGCTTGGGATGATTTATTTCCGCAAGGAAGTGGTAGTATAACATATGCCACAACAGGTGTTGCGCCTAATAGAATAGCAGTGTTGCAATTTACAGATATTCCATTTTGCTGTAATTCAACTCCACAAGTTACTACTCAGGTAAAACTTTTTGAAAGTACGAATGTTATAGAAATTCATAGCACTTCAGTAACAGGAAGCCCAATGACACAAGGCATAGAAAATATAGATGGTACTATTGGTTTAACTGTTGCCGGAAGAAATAGCGCAAACTGGAACACTCAAAACGACTTTGTAGCCTTTGTACCCGAAGGAGATCAAAGTGTTGCCGATAATTGTGGCTTAGTATATGATATAGCACTTAGTCAAGACACTTTTACTTGTGATGATATTGGAGAAAATACAGTAACAATAACTGTAACTGATGAAGCTGGAAATGTTGGGACGTGCGATGCTGTTGTAACTATTGAAGACAACTCTGTGCCAGTAGCCACTGCAATGGATATTACTGTTCAGTTGGATGAGAATGGTACGGTAACTATTACAGGAGATGATATTAATAACGGGTCAACAGATAACTGTATAGAATCTATTACAGTAACTCCAAACTCCTTTAATTGTTCAAATACAGAAACTCCAGTAGAAGTTACAATGACAGTTACAGATATAGGAGGAAATATAGCAACAGATACTGCTATGGTAACTATTGAGGACACTATTTTACCAATAGCTAACGCCATGAATGCAACAGTTCAGTTAGATGAAAATGGAGTGGCTACAATTACAGTACAAGATATTAATGATGGTTCTTCAGATATTTGTGGCATAGAAACATTATCTGTTTCTCCAAGTACATTTGATTGTAGTAATTTAGACACACCTGTTGAGGTTACATTAATGGTAACAGATAATAATGGTAATTCATCAACAGACACTGCAATGGTCACCGTTCAAGACAATCTTGCGCCGGCAGCCGATTTATTAGTGCTTGAAGATGTTATGGCTCAATGTCAAGTAGACAATATTTCAGCACCTACTGCTACAGATAATTGCGTTGGATCTGTAATAGGAACTACCGTCACAACTTTCCCAATAACAGAACAAGGAACAACTATTGTAACTTGGACCTATGAGGATGAATCTGGAAATACGAGTACTCAAACTCAAAATGTGATAATTGAGGATATAACTTCTCCAACTCCAGATGTGATGACACTTTCCGATGTCGAGGCAGAATGCCAAGTTGATACATTAGTAGCACCAACAGCAACAGATAACTGTGTTGGCGATGTTACAGTTACCAATGATGCTAATTTACCAATATCCACTCAAGGAACAACAGTAATTACTTGGACGTATGAAGATGAAAATGGAAACACAAGTACTCAAACTCAAAATGTGGTAATTGAGGATGTTACATCTCCTACACCAGATGTGATTGCACTTTCTGATATCGAAGCAGAATGCCAAGTTGATGCATTAGTAGCACCAACTGCAACAGACAATTGTTCTGGTGATGTAATAGTATCAAATGACGCAGATTTACCTATAACCACTCAAGGAACAACAGTAATTACTTGGATGTATGAAGATGTGAATGGAAACTCAAGTTCTCAAACTCAAAATGTGGTAATTGAAGATGTTACATCTCCAATACCAGATATGATGACACTTTCTGATGTCGAGGCAGAGTGCCAAGTTGATGCATTAGTAGCACCAACTGCAACAGATAATTGTGCTGGTGATGTAATAGTATCAAATGATGCAGATTTACCTATTACGGCTCAAGGAACAACAGTGATTACTTGGACATATGAAGATGTAAATGGAAACGTAAGTACTCAAACTCAAAATGTAGTTATTGAAGATGTTTCAGGTCCGGTTGCTGATGCAGGAACACTTGAGGATATTACTGCAGAATGTATAGTAGAGAGTATTATAATTCCATCTGCAACCGATAATTGTACAGGACCAGTACAAGGAACAACAGATACAGTCTTTCCAATAGAGGTTCAAGGGATAACAGAAATAACTTGGACTTATGAAGACGATAATGGTAATATTACTACACAAACTCAAAATGTGATTATCGAGGATGTGACAGCACCAGTTCCTATTGTAGCTGTACTTCCAGATATTAGTGAAGATTGTGCAGTGCTATCTCTGCCAATTCCTAAAGCTTTAGATAATTGTTCTGGTTCAGTTTCTGGAGTAACAACTACCGTGTTACCTATAACTACTCCAGGAACTACAGTTGTAGTTTGGAGCTATACAGATGATGTTGGAAATGTATCAACCCAAACTCAAAATGTAACGGTAAATAATTCACCATTAGATCAAGTAGTGTTTAATGATGAATCTTTTATTTATGATGGAGATATACAAGATATTGAAGTCCTGAACTTGCCAAATGGAGCTAGTGTTGTTTACAGTACTACACCAAGTACAGGAATTCCGAACGGTGCAATAAACGCAGGTATATACACAGTTTCTGCAGTAATTACGCCTCCTAGTACTTCTCCAAATTGTGATGAGATAACACTTACAGCAACACTAACAATTGATAGGTCTACTCAGGAAATTGTATTTAACCCTATACCTGTAAAAGAAATAGGTGTAGACCCAGATTTTCAGTTAATGGCAGAAGCAAGTTCTGGACTACCAATTACATATACATATACGTATACAGGAACAAATCAGCCTGCAGATGTTAGTGCAGAAGGCTTTGTAACGTTATTGGCAACTGGACAGGTAACTATTACAGCAAACCAAGAAGGCGATAGCAATTACCTACCTGCAACACCAGTGTCTCAAGAGTTAATTATAGAAAGTAGTAACGCAAATATTAATACTATTACAATTGATGGGCAAGTTTATAACGACCCAGACAATTTAGTAAACTATATTATTGATTGTGGATCCACAGTAAATAGTGTTCAAGTAGTGATTGATGCAGAACCTAGTGCAATAGTAACTCCTGCAACTGTGTTTGAGATTGAAACTCCTGTGCCTGGTATTTACTTGCAGGATGTTGTAGTAACTTCTCAAAATGGTTCGATGGTTAGAACGTATACTATTAGAGTTGAAAAACAATTCTTATTTAATGATATCGCTGAACAGAAGTTTGATAATGTACTCCTTGTAAATAACAACCCTAATACAAATGGAGGTTATAGTTTTGTGGCTTATGAATGGTATAAAGATAATGTGCTTGTAGGTACAGAACAATACTATTCTGCAGGTGCAACAACATCAGACTTGTTAGATCCTAATGCTACTTATTTTGTTAAAATGACTACTGTGAGTGGAGATGTTTTACAAACCTGTGCTATTAATATAGAATTACAACACAGCTATTCAATCTCAGTAACGCCAAACCCGACAACTCAACTTAATAGAACATTAAATGTTAGTGCAGATATTCCGGCAACAGAGTTGGATAATATGATTTATACTGTATTTAATATGTCTGGTAAAGTTTTAAAACAAGGTAGGTATGATGCAATTAGCCATACAGTAAGATTACCAGAAACTATACAGTCTGGTATTTACATGATCAACTTTAGCTCGCCTAATGTAAACAAGGTCATAAAACTAATTGTAGAATAA